agtcagagctagttatcaacactttaagacatgactcagtcagagctagttatcaacactaacagacatgactcagtcagagctagttatcaacactttaaGATATGACTCAGTCAGGGCTAGTTATCAACACTATAAGATATGACTCAGTCAGGgctagttatcaacactttaaGACATGCCTCAGTCagagctagttatcaacactttaagacatgactcagtcagagctagttatcaacactataagacatgactcagtcagagctagttatcaacactttaagacatgactcagtcagggctagttatcaacactataagacatgactcagtcagagctagttatcaacactttaagacatgactcagtcagggctagttatcaacactataagacatgactcagtcagagctagttatcaacactataagacatgactcagtcagggctagttatcaacactataagacatgactcagtcagagctagttatcaaaactataagacatgactcagtcagagctagttatcaacactttaagacatgactcagtcagagctagttatcaacactaacagacatgactcagtcagagctagttatcaacactttaagacatgactcagtcagggctagttatcaacactataagacatgactcagtcagagctagttatcaacactttaagacatgactcagtcagggctagttatcaacactataagacatgactcagtcagagctagttatcaacactataagacatgactcagtcagggctagttatcaacactataagacatgactcagtcagagctagttatcaacactttaagacatgactcagtcagagctagttatcaacactaTAAGATATGACTCAGTCAGGgctagttatcaacactttaagacatgactcagtcagagctagttatcaacactttaagacatgactcagtcagagctagttatcaacactaacagacatgactcagtcagagctagttatcaacactaTAAGACATGACTCATTCAGGGCTAGTTATCAACACTAtaagacatgactcagtcagGGCTAGTTATCAAAACTAtaagacatgactcagtcagGGCTAGTTATCAACGCTAtaagacatgactcagtcagggctagttatcaacactataagacatgactcagtcagggctagttatcaacactataagacatgactcagtcagagctagttattaacactttaagacatgactcagtcagagctagttatcaacactaTAAGATATGATTCAGTCAGGgctagttatcaacactttaagacatgactcagtcagagctagttatcaacactttaagacatgactcagtcagagctagttatcaacactaACAGACATGACTGAGTCagagctagttatcaacactttaagacatgactcagtcagagctagttatcaacactataagacatgactcagtcagggctagttatcaacactataagacatgactcagtcagggctagttatcaacactataagacatgactcagtcagggctagttatcaacactataagacatgactcagtcagggctagttatcaacactataagacatgactcagtcagagctagttatcaacactcttggtcagagctagttatcaacactttaagacatgactcagtcagGGCTAGTTATCAACAGTAtaagacatgactcagtcagagctagttatcaacactttaagacatgactcagtcagagctagttatcaacactataagacatgactcagtcagggctagttatcaacactataagacatgactcagtcagagctagttatcaacactttaagacatgactcagtcagagctagttatcaacagtataagacatgactcagtcagAGCTACTGCAGTTTTGTTGGTCCTTGTAATATAACTCTGATTTTATATTTTAACCCCTCCACGACCCCTCTTCaactacatatataatataatataatattatataacATTCTGTTGGTTGCTCTAAGTGTTGAATCAAGTGTAGTTTTTGTACGTTTAATTTTGTTTGGCTTTGCATTCCAAATAATATGAAATTTTTTTCGCTCATGTCATCTGGAGTAGGCAGTGACATTATTAAGTCAGTTAACTGTGATAGGATGTCAcaactcctaccgaaggtggctccccttcctgttcgggtggcgctcggcggttgtcgtcaTCGGTCTACTAGCTACCACTGATCCCTTTTCCCCtttctgtttattggtttcacctgttttgtGTGTAGGCTGATTAGTCGGGCTATGTTAGCCAGTAGGCCCTCCTGCTCAGAGCACGTTCGATGTTGATGTGTTTCGTTCTTGGGTTTTTCTCCGGACTGTTTTagtccccctgtttggggcatttgtcTTTTGTGCGCCCTGCATTTCGTGGTGTGGCTTttgttgttttctttattattttggttcggccagggtgtgacatgggtgatttattgtgttttgtcttgtctaggggtttattaGATTTATGGGGTGGTGTTCAGTTtagttgtctaggtaagtctatggttgcctagagtggttttcaatcagaggcaggtgtttatcgttgtctctgattgggaaacatatttaggcagccatactctttgggtattttgtgggtgattgtttcctgtctttctgttttatgcaccagttaggactgttacagttttcacgtttcttgttttgtagtttgttcatgtttgagttttcttattaaagaaccatgaactataaccacgctgcgttttggtccgcctctccttcgcaggaagaaagccgtgacaCTTAGAGAATCCTGaatttaagtctttacgttaagaattgactgatctacacagggttgaatgcagtgatTTTCACAAACTTCAGGTTTGGTATATCAAAACACCTTTAGGCTGGTTTTAatcacttccggttgctccagaagcttagaatcaacacaggtagacctcatagtggtctgatgaattgtcattgaagacaggttcataaggcattcataacccacattaGCTTCAGGATGAATTTATTGGagaaggcaatgtattcctatggggagagaagtcaatgcaaactgtttgaagTAAACTTCTTTTCACTGGGTTAAGTGTTAATGCCAGTCGGTCAAGCCTAGAGATTATGGTAAagccattgcaggctctgtgtgtctttaagccCTGCACCgtttcactccatccttgctgtgtgtgtgtgggagagttttttctttgacatctgttgggagaaatgactgatttacagttaaTGAGGCTTGCCTTATCGCACATATGAAGTTTTAGAAAGATCTGatctttttaacccttcgaaacagccctATGAcgccatttaaggcacttccggttgacagaggaagctgaaagtgaacacatatcctccttgGGGTAGGCTCTTATAGAATATttagttttaagtctttacgttaagaattgacttatttacagagggttgaatgagtgtgtgttatttcagaaaatcaccgaaatctcgcagagctccaaAACCCACCTTAACGGATTCGTCTGAACACGTCAAGTCAACTGTGATAGGACCGTTAGTAAGTCAGTCAACTGTGATAGGACCAACTGTGATAGGACCATTAGTCAGTCAACTGTGATAGGACCAACTGTGATAGGACCTTTAGTAAGTCAGTCAACTGTGATAGAGTAAGTCAACATTGACAGGACCAAAGagttaatcaatgtgatttttctataaatagacaagtatttacctctccatTGTTGCAGAATTGTATCTATTTTTGTTAACTATCGATTGAAATGAATTGTGGTCagttcatttatatttttgtagATGTGAATaacaagtatgtctacttcaccatccgtccattttattggtaaactacaaggtGGTGTAAACACTGTATTTTaatgatccaatacgtaatacgatccaatacatacaatacaatacatacttgtcataattaggttttagtccagagaggcTAGAAAAGTGACCAAGATCTTCAATTAGTCTGTGCAGGGATTCAGATTGGGGACAAGAGTCATCAACATCAACATTGAGTCTGTGCAGGGATCAACATACATTGAGACTCTGCAAGGATCCAGACTAGAGTCATCAACATACATTGAGACTCTGCAGGGATCCAGACTAGAGTCATCAACATACACTTTCGTTTTTTTCCCCTGGATTTCCCTTGTTGTTCTTGTTGCATctaattttaatagctagcatttcaatggccataataaTATCATTCTGATATTCTCTAGTGTCTTCCCATCCCACGTGCGGAGgtgtaatcatcgactgacactaattagcataacgcaacggacataaatattcctagaaaatattcctattcatgaaaattacaagtgaaatatattgagacacagcttagccgtttgttaatcaccctgtcatctcagattttcaaaatatgctttacagcccaAGCTGGAcatgcatttgtgtaagtttatcgatagcctagtaTAGCATTTTGTCAAGTTATCAGCAGGTAACTTGgacacggaaatcagaaaagcaatcaaattaaatcgtttacctttgatgagctttggatgttttcactcacgagccaatgttcctttttcccaaaaatattatttttgtaggcgaaatagctccgtttgttcttcacgtttggctgagaattcgcccggaaattgcagtcacaaaaacaccgaaaaatattccaaattagctccataatatcgacacaaacatggcaaacgttgtttataatcaatcctcaaggtgtttttcaaatatctattcgataatgtatccaccgggacaattggtttttcagtaggaccaatTGGAATAATgactacctctgtattttactcgataatcactctgggagccatcaggtgaccagttgcgcaatgtagccgcttacgggtattcttcaacataaatgcgtaaaactatgtcacaatactgtagacaccttggggaatacggagaaaaagtaatctggttgatagcccattcactgctcaataggaacgcattggaacgcagagctttcaaaagatgagtcacttccggattggatttttctcaggctttcgcctgcaaaatcagttctgttatactcacagacaatttttttacagttttggaaactttagagtgtttttgatcctaagctgtcaattatatgcatattctagcaacttgtcctgacaaaatatcccgtttgttacgggaacgttatttttccaaaaatgaaaatactgccccctagtcacaaaaggatATGAGGCGATCCTGTATGAACTCAGGTTCTCACCTTGAGCTCTGCTCCTGCAGCCTTTCACCAGCAGTATGATGGTCACCAGCAGGTAGGGAGACCCCACCAGTAAACTACACAGCAGCCTGGGTAGAGACATGGACAACACTGGGACTGCTGGAGATGGGACTGCAGTTGGAGAAAGAAAACAATTTTATGGCGATGGTGATGGGTAGAGACAAGGACAACACTGGAGACATGAACAACACAAGAGATGGTGCTGGAGAGAGACAAGAACAACACTGGAGATGGTGATGGGCAGAGACATGGACAACACTGGAGATggtgctggagagagacatggacaacACTAGAGATggtgctggagagagacatggacaacactggagatggtgctggagagagacatggacaacactggagatggtgctggagagagacatgaacaaCACTGGAGACATGAACAACACTGGAgatggtcctggagagagacatggacaacACTCGAGACATGAACAACACTGGAGATggtgctggagagagacatggacaacACTGGAGATGGTGCTGGAGAGAGACAAGAACAACACTGGAGATGGTGATGGGCAGAGACATGGACAACACTGGAGACATGAACAACACTGGAGATggtgctggagagagacatggacaacactggagatggtgctggagagagacatggacaacactggagatggtgctggagagagacatggacaacactggagatggtgctggagagagacatgaacaaCACTGGAGACATGAACAACACTGGAgatggtcctggagagagacatggacaacactggagatggtgctggagagagacatggacaacACTGGAGATGGTGCTGGGTTGAGACATGGACAACActggagatggtgatggagagacacatggacaacactggagatggtgctggagagagacatggacaacactggagatggtgctggagagagacatggacaacactggagatggtgctggagagagacatgaacaaCACTGGAGACATGAACAACACTGGAgatggtcctggagagagacatggacaacactggagatggtgctggagagagacatggacaacACTAGAGATggtgctggagagagacatggacaacactggagatggtgctggagagagacatggacaacactggagatggtgctggagagagacatgaacaacactggagatggtgatggagagacACATGGACAACACTGGAGATGGTGCTGGGTAGAGACATGGACAACActggagatggtgatggagagacACATGGACAACACTGGGACTGCTGGAGATGGAATGGGAGTTGGAACTGCAGTTGGAGGAAGATCGAATAAATCCCCAGTGCCTTCCGTTCTATTAGCTTACATGCAATCATTGCATAATAAAATTGACGACCTAtgaggaagattaaactaccaacggcaCATTAAAACTGTACAATCTTAGGCTTCACGGAGTCGTAGCTGAACGacaacaatatcaacatacagctggatggttatacgctgtatcagcaggatagaacagcagcgtcAAGGGGATTCggactatgtatatttgtaaacaagagctggtgcacgatatctaaggaagtctcgaggatTTGTTCGCCTGAGGTAGCGTATCTCAtggtaagctgtagaccacactttCTAACTAGAgaattttcatctgtattttttgtaccTGTCCACATACCAACACAGCCCGATTCTGGCACTAACACCgcactgaatgagctgtattcccgccataagcaaacaagaataCGCTCATCCCTAGGCGACACTCCTAGTggcctttaatgcagggaaacttaaatccaaatttctatcagcaggtcaaatgtgcaaccagagggaagaaAACTTCAAATAAATAAAGCaaatctctccctccatttggcaaatctgaccataagtctatcctcctgattcctgcttacaagccaaAAAATAaatcaggaagcaccagtgactcggtcaataaaaaagtggtcagatgaagcagatgctcagctacaggactgttttgcaagcaaAACGTGACTCTTCCGaatgcattgaggagtacaccacatcagtaattggcttcatcaataagtgcatcaatgacgtcgtccccacagtgactgtacgtacttaccccaaccagaatccatggattacagtcaacatccgcactgagctaaaggctagagctgctgctttcaaggagcgagacTCTAACCTGGAATCGTATAAGAAATCTCggtatgccctccgacgaacaaTCAGACAgtcaaagtgtcaatacaggactaagatcgaatatGTACTACACCATCTCCCACACTCgtaggatgtggcagggcttgcacaccattacagacaacaaagggaagcacagccgagagctgccgaGTGACTCGAGCCAACCAGacgagctacagtgccttgcgaaagtattctgcccccttgaactttgcgaccttttgccaaatttcaggcttcaaacataaagatattaaactgtattttttgtgaagaatcaacaacaagtgggacacaatcatgaagtggaacgacatttattggatattccaaacttttttaacaaatcaaaaactgaaaaattgggcgagcAAAATTAttcaggtttcagcacctcttaatagtgtaaagaagaaccacccagtttataatgcaggtttcagcacctcttaacagtgtaaagaagaaccacccagtttataatgcaggtttcagcacctcttaacagtgtaaagaagaaccacccagtttatattgcaggtttcagcacctcttaacagtgtaaagaagaaccacccagtttataatgcaggtttcagcatctcttaacagtgtaaagaagaaccagATAATCTGAATGTCAAGGTTTCTCATATTCTCACCTGTCACTGTCATCCAGCTCTCTGGTGATTCTCCTTCAGAGTTGGTACACTTGTAGAGTCCTTCATCTGACTTGGATACTGCAGGGATGGTCATCTCTCCTGTTGTCTCAGTCCTGATGAGGGATCCATCTTTGTAGAAATCAGCTGTGAGGTTAGAGGGAGTTACCTGATATCTGCAGCGCAGAGTCACAGAATCTCCCTCAGTCACAGGAAgggcagggctctccaggatcacagctccagctgtatataatatataaacatcatatataaacagggctctccaggatcacagctccagctgtatataatatataaacatcatatataaacaggtctctccaggatcacagctccagctgtatataatttataaacatcatatataaacaggtctctccaggatcacagctccagctgtatataatatataaacatcatatataaacagggctctccaggatcacagctccagctgtatataatatataaacatcatatataaacagggctctccagggtcacagctccagctgtatataatatataaacaggtctctccaggatcacagctccagctgtatataatatataaacaggtctctccaggatcacagctccagttgtatataatatataaacagaTCTCTCCAGAATCACAGCTCcatctgtatataatatataaacatcatatataaacaggtctctccaggatcacagctccagctgtatataatatataaacatcatatataaacagggctctccaggatcacagctccagctgtatataatatataaacatcatatataaacaggtctctccaggatcacagctccagctgtatataatatataaacatcatatataaacagggctctccaggatcacagctccaactgtatataatatataaacagatctctccaggatcacagctccagctgtatataatatacaaacatcatatataaacctAACATCAGCTATCTCAAACCAGATGAACCACTAAATACTATAATGTTATTAGATGGTGTTTGTGGACATACCATGTACTGTGATGTTGACAGCGTTGCTGTGTTCTCCAGACTCAGACTCACACCAGTACACTCCACTGTGCGATGGTATTAGTGACACGTTGCATGAAGACCCTTGTTGTTTTCCCCAGTCAGTATTACACTCTGAAATGATTCCTCTCGATGTGTTCCTCACCACTCTCCATCCAGTTGAGTTCCCCTGAACCTCAcagctcagagagacagactcaaatTTAAAAAACTGAGATCTGTCAGGACTGATGCTCAGAGaagctggaggagagagatagagagagagagagagagagagagagagagagagacagagagagagacagagagagagagagaaacaatgagTAGAGTACAGCAGCTTCCTCTTGCATAGCTAAAGTGAGCCTCCAACTTGGTTACATTAACCCAGGCGGACGAGCAAGGAACTAGCTAGAACGAGTTCAACTTTAACCAAGTTGGAGTCTcacgttagctaactagctagctaccacagctagctagttagctaacgtgAGACTCCAACTTGGTTACATTAACACAGGCGGACTATATACAAGAAAATATCCCCAAACACACAGTGGCTAAACTCTGGTGCCCAAACACCTGGCGTGCCCTCATTCACTAACTCAAGAGTGGTCATATCTACCCTCCCCCAAGAAAATACCTTAAACTGCTACCATACAGCAAGTGAATGCAACCACCACTCCATcttggacttgaacagcctctaaaATGAGGTCCATCTCTACCAGACA
Above is a genomic segment from Oncorhynchus masou masou isolate Uvic2021 chromosome 23, UVic_Omas_1.1, whole genome shotgun sequence containing:
- the LOC135511218 gene encoding Fc receptor-like protein 5, producing the protein PPASLSISPDRSQFFKFESVSLSCEVQGNSTGWRVVRNTSRGIISECNTDWGKQQGSSCNVSLIPSHSGVYWCESESGEHSNAVNITVHAGAVILESPALPVTEGDSVTLRCRYQVTPSNLTADFYKDGSLIRTETTGEMTIPAVSKSDEGLYKCTNSEGESPESWMTVTGENMRNLDIQIICF